In a genomic window of Melitaea cinxia chromosome 2, ilMelCinx1.1, whole genome shotgun sequence:
- the LOC123665156 gene encoding ras-related protein Rab-7a translates to MSSRKKVLLKVIILGDSGVGKTSLMNQFVNKKFSNQYKATIGADFLTKEVIVDDRIVTMQIWDTAGQERFQSLGVAFYRGADCCVLVFDVTAPNTFKSLESWRDEFLIQASPRDPENFPFVILGNKVDLDNRAVSAKRAQQWCQSKNDIPYFETSAKEAVNVELAFQTIARNALAQETEAELYNEFPDQIKLNANDNGRNRDGDNCAC, encoded by the coding sequence ATGTCTTCAAGAAAAAAGGTTCTTTTAAAAGTTATCATCCTTGGCGACAGTGGCGTTGGTAAAACTTCGCTGATGAATCAGTTTGTCAACAAAAAATTTTCCAATCAGTACAAGGCGACAATAGGCGCTGATTTTCTCACGAAAGAAGTAATTGTCGACGACCGAATCGTCACGATGCAGATTTGGGACACAGCCGGGCAAGAGCGATTCCAGTCATTGGGGGTGGCGTTTTATCGTGGGGCCGACTGTTGCGTCTTAGTCTTTGACGTAACTGCCCCCAACACGTTTAAGTCCTTGGAGAGTTGGAGAGACGAATTTTTGATACAAGCTTCACCACGCGACCCAGAAAACTTTCCATTTGTTATTCTAGGTAATAAAGTCGATTTGGATAATCGTGCCGTTTCTGCCAAACGAGCCCAGCAATGGTGTCAAAGTAAGAATGATATTCCTTATTTTGAAACAAGTGCCAAAGAAGCTGTAAATGTCGAACTCGCGTTTCAGACTATAGCGCGTAATGCTTTGGCGCAAGAAACAGAGGCTGAATTGTACAATGAGTTCCCTGATCAGATCAAGCTGAACGCCAACGACAATGGTCGCAATAGGGATGGAGATAACTGTGCTTGCTAG